A DNA window from Streptococcus mutans contains the following coding sequences:
- a CDS encoding BglG family transcription antiterminator has translation MKERSVSILNRILVSTLPVQTDSLQKEFNVSSRTIRNDILTINDFLTSIHLPIIQSIRSQGFFLTLTDEEGRKLKSELSSEDKSDYLEREERILDLILDAALGKQKIFLYQKEKFYKVSKSTMDEDMRQIRQRLSFYHIDIVSHPKKGLILEGSEISIRIMLYSLLSPEISKMGINFNFRKNRIINHYISADMIGKVNKIFDQTIFSITDDIHRTHFILLTCVWLLRVKQKSRLQEEELPKEEFHYSKSIEGYLKAICQMFTIEPSIVECQYIHAILQSFNTKNDDSPINWVQLQILTIQLIDFVEQETEIPFNMKDNILQQGLYQHMVSMVARVKNNIQLTNPLTERIKQSYGSIYQAVAKFSFHLEKLLKRKIIDDEIAFLTIYFSTTLSEINQENKYWYRAVVVCNHGTATGKLLAENLKEFFNIEVFAILNSREIDIIDKLDVDLVFSTVDIDYKGKPVLILDSIIQEDTKLRIGHFLHLNHKARRVTQQHEDYTKVFLDILNLMEEIDGKVDKKLYGAVEEIFLKNYLTINKREIQPMIQDILSDEHILITDKEYTWRDAIKFVAAPLYEDGIVTKHYSEAMIKSVEQYGPYIIIGPHLALAHARPEDGANQLGLSLAIFEKPVQFGEEENEQVQVIFCLTAVDSFSHLNIMKSLVNLIRANDKIEQLCTAKDVQSVKTILFHSKEDS, from the coding sequence ATGAAAGAACGTTCTGTCAGTATTTTAAATCGCATTTTAGTGTCAACTTTACCTGTTCAAACAGATAGCTTACAAAAAGAATTTAATGTAAGTTCTAGAACTATAAGAAATGATATTTTAACCATCAATGATTTTTTAACATCAATTCACTTACCAATTATCCAAAGTATTCGTTCACAAGGCTTCTTCCTAACCTTAACTGATGAAGAAGGAAGAAAACTAAAAAGTGAGCTATCAAGCGAGGATAAGTCAGATTATCTTGAAAGAGAGGAGCGTATTTTAGACTTAATACTTGATGCTGCCTTAGGTAAACAGAAGATTTTCTTATATCAAAAAGAAAAGTTTTATAAGGTTTCAAAATCTACGATGGATGAAGATATGAGACAAATTAGACAGCGCTTATCTTTTTACCATATTGATATTGTCAGTCATCCCAAAAAAGGTTTGATCCTAGAAGGAAGTGAAATTTCCATTCGTATCATGCTCTATAGCCTGCTCAGTCCCGAAATCAGTAAGATGGGCATAAATTTTAATTTCCGTAAAAATCGTATCATTAATCATTATATTTCCGCTGACATGATTGGAAAGGTAAATAAGATTTTTGATCAAACTATCTTTTCCATAACTGATGATATTCACAGGACACATTTTATTTTATTGACCTGTGTTTGGCTCTTGAGAGTTAAACAAAAAAGTAGACTGCAAGAAGAAGAATTGCCTAAAGAAGAGTTCCATTATTCTAAGTCTATTGAGGGCTATTTGAAGGCAATTTGTCAAATGTTTACAATAGAGCCTTCAATAGTGGAATGCCAATACATCCATGCTATTTTGCAATCATTCAATACAAAGAATGATGATAGTCCTATTAATTGGGTTCAATTGCAAATTTTAACTATTCAACTGATTGATTTTGTTGAACAAGAAACAGAGATACCTTTTAATATGAAAGATAATATCTTACAACAAGGTTTATATCAGCATATGGTCAGTATGGTCGCCAGAGTCAAAAATAATATTCAGCTAACCAATCCTTTAACAGAAAGAATAAAACAAAGCTATGGCAGTATCTATCAAGCCGTTGCTAAGTTTTCCTTCCATTTAGAAAAATTATTAAAGAGGAAAATTATTGATGATGAAATCGCATTTTTGACAATTTATTTTTCAACAACTCTAAGTGAAATTAATCAGGAAAATAAATATTGGTATCGCGCTGTTGTTGTTTGTAATCATGGAACAGCTACTGGAAAACTGTTAGCGGAGAATTTGAAAGAATTCTTTAATATTGAAGTGTTTGCAATTTTAAATTCTCGAGAAATAGATATTATTGATAAATTAGATGTTGACTTGGTCTTTTCGACAGTTGATATCGATTATAAAGGCAAGCCGGTATTGATTCTGGATTCTATTATCCAAGAGGATACCAAATTACGCATTGGTCATTTTTTACATCTTAACCATAAAGCAAGAAGAGTTACGCAGCAACATGAGGATTACACAAAAGTGTTTTTAGATATTCTCAATTTAATGGAAGAGATTGATGGTAAAGTTGATAAAAAATTGTATGGTGCTGTAGAGGAGATTTTTTTAAAGAATTATTTAACCATTAATAAAAGGGAGATTCAGCCAATGATTCAAGATATTTTAAGTGATGAACACATATTAATTACGGATAAAGAATACACTTGGCGCGATGCTATTAAATTTGTTGCGGCTCCTCTCTATGAGGATGGCATTGTGACCAAGCATTATAGTGAGGCAATGATTAAAAGCGTTGAGCAATATGGTCCTTATATTATTATTGGCCCTCACTTAGCTTTAGCCCATGCTAGACCTGAGGATGGTGCTAATCAGTTAGGATTGAGTCTAGCTATTTTTGAAAAGCCTGTTCAATTTGGAGAAGAAGAAAATGAGCAAGTTCAAGTCATATTTTGCTTAACAGCAGTTGATTCTTTTTCACATCTTAATATTATGAAAAGTTTAGTTAATCTTATTCGAGCGAACGATAAGATTGAACAACTATGCACTGCTAAAGATGTCCAATCAGTTAAAACTATTTTATTCCATTCAAAGGAGGATTCATAA
- a CDS encoding MmcQ/YjbR family DNA-binding protein: protein MSFESDFFKKKRVRFETLSAFGFVKIGQDYLYKEIFMAGDFEAQVKISESGQVSGRVLDRDTDDDYLALRVERQVGTFVGQVRQAYTEILSRIADACFEALPFIKNQTNRLAQYIAKKYGDACDHPFAKYPAFSSYRHPDNHKWYALIMAIARGKLDLGKEEWEKEELDQQVEIINLKVNPADMSRLLTISGIYPSYHMNKKSWISLVLDEQVSDNFLFPLVDNSRALTAGKALGNPDGPDYWIIPANLKYYDIDAEFASYQIVEWPQKASIKAGDYLFIYITAPTRALRYACRVVEAGIEGWHSDKKKMRLELLKKYDDGNFPIECLKKYGVTNIRGPRRMTKELINQVKKSL from the coding sequence AATAGGGCAGGACTATCTCTATAAAGAAATTTTTATGGCAGGTGATTTTGAAGCTCAAGTTAAGATTTCTGAGTCTGGACAGGTGTCAGGTCGAGTACTGGATAGGGATACAGATGATGATTATCTTGCACTGCGTGTCGAAAGACAGGTAGGAACTTTTGTTGGTCAGGTTCGACAAGCTTATACAGAAATTTTAAGTCGAATTGCAGATGCTTGTTTTGAAGCTCTGCCTTTTATTAAAAATCAAACCAACCGTTTGGCCCAATATATTGCAAAGAAATATGGTGATGCTTGTGACCATCCTTTTGCCAAGTATCCAGCTTTTTCTTCCTATCGTCATCCGGATAATCACAAATGGTATGCACTGATTATGGCTATTGCGCGTGGTAAGTTGGACTTAGGAAAGGAAGAGTGGGAGAAAGAAGAATTGGATCAGCAGGTAGAAATCATCAATCTCAAGGTGAATCCTGCTGATATGTCTCGTTTACTTACTATTTCTGGTATTTATCCTTCTTATCATATGAACAAGAAATCTTGGATTTCTCTTGTTTTAGATGAGCAGGTTTCTGATAATTTTCTTTTTCCTTTGGTGGACAATAGCAGAGCTTTGACTGCCGGAAAGGCCCTAGGGAATCCTGATGGGCCTGATTACTGGATTATTCCAGCTAATCTTAAATATTATGACATTGATGCCGAATTTGCAAGCTACCAAATAGTTGAATGGCCTCAAAAGGCCAGTATTAAAGCAGGTGATTATCTTTTTATTTACATTACGGCACCAACGCGTGCCTTGCGCTATGCTTGTCGGGTAGTAGAAGCAGGTATAGAAGGATGGCATTCAGATAAAAAAAAGATGAGACTAGAATTGTTGAAAAAATATGATGATGGCAATTTTCCCATCGAGTGTCTCAAAAAATATGGTGTTACCAATATTCGCGGTCCACGTCGCATGACTAAAGAACTCATTAATCAAGTCAAGAAAAGTTTGTAA